One Danio aesculapii chromosome 22, fDanAes4.1, whole genome shotgun sequence genomic window carries:
- the npb gene encoding neuropeptide B, protein MERSVRSVLVFVAVSILISSHPTDAWYKQSTGPSYYSVGRASGLLSGIRRSPYVRQSEGESALDSGETPGVSNSVLAELSSGNSGRQTPVLKNMAICVKDISPNLQSCELLQDGSSSFRCKADVFLSLDSLDCFTS, encoded by the exons ATGGAGAGGTCCGTCAGATCCGTGCTGGTGTTCGTAGCCGTTTCCATCCTCATTTCCAGCCATCCCACAGACGCCTGGTACAAGCAGTCCACCGGGCCGAGCTACTATTCGGTCGGGAGAGCGTCGGGTTTGCTGTCGGGCATCCGGAGGTCGCCGTATGTGCGCCAGTCTGAGGGGGAATCAGCGCTGGACAGCGGAGAGACTCCCGGAGTCTCCAACAGCGTCTTGGCGGAGCTCAGCAGTGGCAACAGCGGCAGACAGACTCCAGTGCTGAAGAACATG GCAATCTGCGTAAAGGACATTTCCCCAAACCTTCAGAGCTGCGAGCTGCTTCAGGACGGTTCGAGCTCGTTTCGGTGCAAAGCAGACGTGTTTCTGTCGCTCGACTCTCTGGACTGCTTCACCTCCTGA